The Tamandua tetradactyla isolate mTamTet1 chromosome 5, mTamTet1.pri, whole genome shotgun sequence genome window below encodes:
- the LOC143683144 gene encoding olfactory receptor 2G3-like, which produces MGITNSSINGQFILVGFSDQPQLEKILFVVVLVSYLLTLVGNTVIILISSIDPNLKTPMYFFLTHLSLVDICFTTSIVPQLLWNLRGPAKTITSLGCAVQLYVSLALGSTECVLLAVMAFDRYAAVCKPLHYAAVMNPPLCHTLSGVAWLSGLGNTLIQGTITLWLPRCGHRGLHHFFCEVPSMIKLACVDIHANEIQLFVASLVLLLFPLALILMSYGHIAKVVLRIRSVQAWRKALGTCGSHLMVVTLFYGTITAIYIQPKSSYANTHGKFISLFYTVVTPTLNPLIYTLRNKDVKEALTRLFHRDLSP; this is translated from the coding sequence ATGGGGATAACCAATAGCAGTATTAATGGACAATTCATCCTGGTGGGCTTTTCTGACCAACCCCAGCTGGAAAAGATACTCTTTGTGGTTGTTCTGGTATCCTATCTCCTTACACTTGTGGGAAATACAGTCATTATACTGATCTCCTCCATAGATCCCAACCTCAAaacacccatgtactttttcctcactCACCTCTCCCTAGTTGATATCTGTTTTACCACGAGCATCGTCCCCCAGCTGCTGTGGAACCTAAGGGGACCAGCGAAGACCATCACATCCTTGGGCTGTGCTGTCCAGCTCTATGTCTCCCTGGCACTGGGCTCCACTGAGTGTGTTCTCCTAGCTGTAATGGCTTTTGATCGCTATGCTGCTGTTTGCAAACCTCTCCACTATGCAGCTGTGATGAACCCACCACTGTGCCATACTCTGTCAGGGGTTGCATGGCTGAGTGGACTAGGAAACACTCTTATCCAGGGCACTATTACCCTCTGGCTGCCTCGCTGTGGACACCGGGGTCTCCATCATTTCTTCTGTGAGGTGCCCTCCATGATCAAGCTTGCATGTGTGGACATCCACGCCAATGAGATTCAGCTATTTGTTGCTTCATTGGTCTTGCTGCTCTTTCCCTTAGCACTGATCTTGATGTCTTATGGACATATAGCCAAAGTAGTCCTAAGGATCAGATCAGTCCAGGCTTGGCGCAAAGCCCTGGGAACATGTGGCTCTCACCTCATGGTGGTGACCCTCTTCTATGGAACCATCACAGCCATCTACATCCAGCCCAAGAGCTCCTACGCCAACACTCATGGGAAATTCATCTCTCTCTTCTATACGGTAGTGACACCAACCCTCAACCCTCTCATCTATACGCTGAGGAATAAGGATGTGAAAGAAGCCCTGACAAGACTATTTCACAGAGATCTAAGCCCATAA